From the genome of Impatiens glandulifera chromosome 9, dImpGla2.1, whole genome shotgun sequence, one region includes:
- the LOC124914235 gene encoding protein CDI-like: MSSPVAGNKVYPENGEIASEKKPLKIFIGYDPREDLAYEVCRYSILKRSSIPVEIHPIKQSELREQGVYWRERNKLESTEFSFSRFLTPFLAGYDGWAMFVDCDFLYLADIKQLTDLIDPKFAIMCVHHDYTPKETTKMDGAVQTLYPRKNWSSMVLYNCGHPKNQTLTKEIVNKESGAFLHRFQWLEDEEIGSIPFVWNFLVGHNKIEDETSSPKAIHYTLGGPWFDAWKDCEFGDLWIKEMEEYMEKKKNIDCN, encoded by the coding sequence ATGTCTTCTCCGGTCGCTGGAAACAAGGTTTATCCTGAAAACGGGGAGATTGCGTCGGAGAAGAAGCCGTTGAAGATCTTCATTGGATACGATCCGCGAGAGGATCTAGCATACGAGGTCTGCCGTTATTCCATTCTCAAACGTTCTTCTATTCCCGTTGAGATCCATCCGATAAAGCAATCTGAATTACGTGAACAAGGCGTGTATTGGCGGGAGAGGAACAAGCTTGAGAGCACAGAGTTCTCATTCAGCCGATTCTTAACCCCATTCTTAGCAGGTTACGATGGTTGGGCCATGTTCGTCGACTGCGATTTCCTTTACCTTGCAGACATCAAACAACTCACGGATCTAATCGATCCAAAATTCGCTATTATGTGTGTCCACCATGATTATACTCCAAAAGAAACCACGAAAATGGATGGTGCAGTTCAAACCCTTTATCCAAGGAAGAATTGGTCTTCAATGGTGCTGTATAACTGTGGGCATCCCAAGAATCAGACTCTTACTAAGGAAATTGTGAATAAGGAATCGGGTGCTTTCCTTCATAGGTTCCAATGGCTGGAGGATGAAGAAATCGGATCAATTCCATTTGTTTGGAACTTCCTTGTGGGTCACAACAAGATTGAAGATGAAACTTCTTCTCCAAAGGCAATTCATTATACTCTTGGAGGACCCTGGTTTGATGCTTGGAAAGACTGTGAATTTGGGGATCTGTGGATCAAAGAAATGGAAGAGTacatggagaagaagaagaacattGATTGCAATTAG
- the LOC124914169 gene encoding nuclear pore complex protein NUP50A-like isoform X2: MGDAENNLPPSKKRAAGREISRDNPGLDDEEEDPGKEIGTFKRAPEEVLAGRRIVKVRRHQTSSSQSAPPSSNPFAGIKLITPGSSSFASPAAAFEIPNLKAVGEKDGKNDVNEESPKDETNKADEAGGGAATDDTKPVITNTENKTELEGKAEEAGPVEILNTVVEETKTELVNESAPEEDKTTEQDNNDDEEAAGVDKTKNDSPFSSFQQLSSNQNAFAGLTGTGFSSSAFSFGVINNGSQLGSSSSTVDLKSSNISTPFSFGISSSSGSSLFGDNSKSESRGVPSMQAVAVETGEEQEKSVFVADSILFQFIDGGWKERGKGEVKVNIPIDDGTGKGKGRMLMRTRGNYRLVLNASLYPDMKLANMEKKGITFSCINHPSEGEDGGNLSTFALKFKDATKVAEFREAVDEHKGKIAGSSSSAVLKTPENSPKEDE, encoded by the exons atgggGGATGCAGAAAACAACCTTCCACCATCCAAGAAGAGGGCTGCTGGAAGGGAAATATCCCGAGATAACCCTGGTCTtgatgatgaggaagaagatCCTGGAAAAGAAATTGGGACATTTAAGAGAGCACCCGAAGAAGTGCTAGCAGGCAGGAGGATTGTGAAAGTTCGTCGCCATCAAACATCATCAAGCCAATCTGCTCCGCCTTCTTCCAATCCTTTTGCTGGAATCAAGTTAATCACTCCTGGCAGTTCTAGCTTTGCTTCACCTGCAGCTGCATTTGAAATCCCTAATTTGAAAGCTGTAGGCGAAAAGGATGGAAAGAATGATGTGAATGAG GAATCTCCGAAGGATGAGACTAACAAGGCTGACGAGGCAGGAGGGGGGGCTGCCACAGACGATACGAAACCAGTTATCACTAATACGGAAAACAAAACTGAATTAGAAGGAAAGGCTGAGGAGGCGGGACCAGTTGAGATCCTTAATACTGTCGTTGAGGAAACCAAAACCGAATTAGTGAATGAGAGTGCACCAGAAGAAGATAAAACCACAGAACAAGACAACAATGATGACGAGGAGGCAGCCGGTGTGGACAAAACCAAGAATGACTCACCCTTCAGCTCGTTTCAACAGCTTTCATCAAACCAGAATGCTTTTGCTGGGCTTACTGGAACCGGTTTTTCCAGTTCGGCCTTCTCATTTGGGGTTATAAATAATGGATCTCAGCTAGGTTCTAGTTCTTCTACGGTTGACCTGAAAAGCAGCAATATTTCTACCCCTTTCAGTTTTGGCATTAGCAGCAGCTCTGGTTCCTCCCTATTTGGGGATAACTCGAAGAGCGAGTCACGTGGGGTGCCATCCATGCAAGCGGTCGCGGTTGAGACAGGAGAAGAACAAGAGAAGTCAGTTTTTGTGGCTGACTCTATTTTGTTCCAGTTCATTGATGGAGGATGGAAGGAGAGAGGTAAGGGAGAAGTGAAGGTGAACATCCCAATAGATGACGGGACAGGGAAAGGAAAAGGTAGAATGTTGATGAGAACGAGAGGCAATTATAGGTTGGTGTTGAATGCGAGTCTCTATCCTGACATGAAACTCGCTAACATGGAAAAGAAGGGAATTACATTTTCCTGCATCAACCATCCAAGTGAAGGAGAAGATGGCGGAAACTTATCTACCTTTGCCTTGAAATTTAAGGATGCAACTAAAGTTGCAGAGTTCCGCGAGGCAGTCGACGAACATAAAGGCAAAATAGCAGGCAGTTCTTCATCTGCAGTTCTGAAGACACCAGAAAACTCACCAAAGGAGGACGAATAA
- the LOC124914233 gene encoding centromere protein C-like isoform X2, translating into MKFVDGVQSSDLMDPLHHFSSLSLFPRAFSDLKKNVSSYRNHDGLDFIHESMKSKDLKSPNKLFQQANTIIDGVSGLLNTNINGLVEGEKLNDTFNEMRKGNPQDRRPGLGRKRPCFSLKPNSSQSTVSLEPSLDIDQFEDPEDYFLAYEKLENVRKELRSQKGSDLYSLDEHSPLRAEQRRRPGLLRKSTSYIHHGPSIPYEKENQSVASQETSEQEILLENHSSPEKQLLSVKPGKDTSSVQLTRPKVDGLLDELLSDKCENLDGNGALSFLQEHLQIKPIDLEKLCLPAFPVVGKGESVDVKEKSKKPKRVLSDIQNILKSVGDKTPMKDKPVAGSPISSTASPTPPRSPFASIFLMKNTSLQSSVKSHDTLMSFGSLPAKNDSHVEHFDQRSNQFDSMKDLSDLDMMEATQNEHAEITVDNRNSPEIIECDSIILSNKCLELEDTDHARQVHNESILMTPNDIQENAGAVPQQALPQCQHDANVTKDSSMIDTNDQTEEPNEVQENAEDQSNCTVLDAIMDLPTSGISKSNGAQLGKVNSAAVSLNATDEPIKSLVKVAGKVSKQNNIEGPSSLVSRRMAKRKAHSRRQSLADAGTCWTSGVRRSKRIKTRPLEYWKGERFLYGRVHKSLTSVIGIKYISPAKGGGGDDKKPTFRVKSFSDEHRELVELAALH; encoded by the exons ATGAAATTTGTTGATGGAGTTCAAAGCTCGGATTTGATGGATCCTCTTCATCATTTTTCTAGTCTGTCACTCTTCCCTAGGGCGTTTAGTGATTTGAAGAAGAACGTCTCGAGTTACAGAAATCATGATGGCCTCGACTTTATCCATGAGTCCATGAAATCGAAG GACTTGAAAAGTCCCAATAAGCTCTTTCAGCAGGCAAACACTATTATTGATGGTGTCTCGGGACTTCTAAATACAAACATTAACGGTTTAGTTGAAGGTGAGAAGCTAAATGATACGTTTAATGAGATGAGGAAGGGGAATCCACAGGATAGAAGGCCGGGCCTGGGGCGTAAGCGGCCTTGTTTCTCTTTGAAACCAAATTCGAG CCAGTCAACTGTAAGTCTGGAACCAAGTCTGGACATTGATCAATTTGAAGACCCGGAGGATTATTTCTTGGCATATGAAAAACTTGAAA ATGTCAGAAAGGAACTAAGGAGTCAAAAGGGTTCCGATCTATATAGTTTAGATGAACATAGTCCACTCAGAGCTGAACAACGTCGTCGGCCAGGATTATTGCG GAAGTCAACCAGCTACATACATCACGGCCCCTCTATACCTTATGAAAAGGAAAATCAGTCAGTGGCTTCACAGGAGACTTCAGAACAGGAGATTTTACTCGAAAATCATAGTTCACCAGAAAAGCAGCTCCTATCGGTGAAGCCCGGGAAAGATACATCATCA GTTCAATTGACTAGACCAAAGGTTGATGGCCTCTTGGATGAACTACTATCTGATAAATGCGAGAACTTGGATGGGAATGGAGCATTGTCATTCTTGCAAGAACATTTGCAGATAAAACCTATTGATTTAGAGAAGTTATGTCTTCCTGCTTTTCCCGTTGTTGGAAAGGGTGAGTCTGTTGACGTGAAAGAAAAATCGAAAAAGCCTAAGAGAGTATTATCAGATATACAAAATATCTTGAAAAGTGTTGGTGACAAAACACCTATGAAAGATAAGCCAGTAGCAGGAAGCCCCATTAGTTCCACAGCTTCTCCAACTCCACCAAGAAGTCCATTTGCTTCAATATTTTTGATGAAGAATACCAGTTTGCAATCAAGCGTGAAGTCCCATGACACATTAATGTCTTTTGGCTCATTACCTGCCAAAAACGATTCTCACGTTGAACATTTTGATCAAAGGTCAAATCAGTTTGATTCAATGAAGGATTTGAGTGACCTTGATATGATGGAGGCAACTCAGAATGAACATGCTGAAATTACTGTCGATAACAGGAATTCTCCAGAGATTATAGAATGTGATTCTATTATTCTTTCTAACAA GTGCTTAGAGTTGGAGGACACTGACCATGCTAGACAAGTTCATAATGAAAGCATTTTGATGACACCCAATGATATACAGGAAAAT GCAGGAGCTGTGCCACAACAGGCATTGCCTCAGTGTCAACATGATGCAAATGTTACTAAAGACAGTTCTATGATTGACACCAATGATCAGACAGAAGAACCGAATGAAGTTCAAGAGAAT GCGGAGGACCAGTCAAATTGTACTGTACTTGATGCCATTATGGATCTTCCAACTTCAGGAATTTCAAAGAGCAATGGAGCTCAGTTAG GTAAAGTGAATTCTGCTGCAGTGTCTCTCAATGCAACTGATGAACCAATTAAAAGTCTAGTTAAAGTAGCAGGAAAAGTAAGCAAG CAAAACAATATTGAAGGTCCTTCTTCATTAGTATCTCGAAGAATGGCTAAAAGAAAGGCACATTCTCGTAGGCAAAGTCTAGCAG ATGCTGGTACTTGTTGGACATCTGGAGTAAGGAGAAGCAAAAGAATCAAGACGAGGCCCCTGGAATACTGGAAGGGAGAAAGATTTCTATATGGACGCGTGCATAAAA GTTTAACAAGTGTAATAGGTATTAAGTATATATCGCCTGCAAAAGGAGGAGGAGGGGATGATAAAAAACCAACTTTCAGGGTGAAATCTTTCTCAGATGAGCATCGGGAACTTGTTGAACTAGCTGCTCTTCATTGA
- the LOC124914169 gene encoding nuclear pore complex protein NUP50A-like isoform X1 — protein MGDAENNLPPSKKRAAGREISRDNPGLDDEEEDPGKEIGTFKRAPEEVLAGRRIVKVRRHQTSSSQSAPPSSNPFAGIKLITPGSSSFASPAAAFEIPNLKAVGEKDGKNDVNEESPKDDKNGVNEESPKDETNKADEAGGGAATDDTKPVITNTENKTELEGKAEEAGPVEILNTVVEETKTELVNESAPEEDKTTEQDNNDDEEAAGVDKTKNDSPFSSFQQLSSNQNAFAGLTGTGFSSSAFSFGVINNGSQLGSSSSTVDLKSSNISTPFSFGISSSSGSSLFGDNSKSESRGVPSMQAVAVETGEEQEKSVFVADSILFQFIDGGWKERGKGEVKVNIPIDDGTGKGKGRMLMRTRGNYRLVLNASLYPDMKLANMEKKGITFSCINHPSEGEDGGNLSTFALKFKDATKVAEFREAVDEHKGKIAGSSSSAVLKTPENSPKEDE, from the coding sequence atgggGGATGCAGAAAACAACCTTCCACCATCCAAGAAGAGGGCTGCTGGAAGGGAAATATCCCGAGATAACCCTGGTCTtgatgatgaggaagaagatCCTGGAAAAGAAATTGGGACATTTAAGAGAGCACCCGAAGAAGTGCTAGCAGGCAGGAGGATTGTGAAAGTTCGTCGCCATCAAACATCATCAAGCCAATCTGCTCCGCCTTCTTCCAATCCTTTTGCTGGAATCAAGTTAATCACTCCTGGCAGTTCTAGCTTTGCTTCACCTGCAGCTGCATTTGAAATCCCTAATTTGAAAGCTGTAGGCGAAAAGGATGGAAAGAATGATGTGAATGAGGAATCTCCAAAGGATGATAAGAATGGCGTGAATGAGGAATCTCCGAAGGATGAGACTAACAAGGCTGACGAGGCAGGAGGGGGGGCTGCCACAGACGATACGAAACCAGTTATCACTAATACGGAAAACAAAACTGAATTAGAAGGAAAGGCTGAGGAGGCGGGACCAGTTGAGATCCTTAATACTGTCGTTGAGGAAACCAAAACCGAATTAGTGAATGAGAGTGCACCAGAAGAAGATAAAACCACAGAACAAGACAACAATGATGACGAGGAGGCAGCCGGTGTGGACAAAACCAAGAATGACTCACCCTTCAGCTCGTTTCAACAGCTTTCATCAAACCAGAATGCTTTTGCTGGGCTTACTGGAACCGGTTTTTCCAGTTCGGCCTTCTCATTTGGGGTTATAAATAATGGATCTCAGCTAGGTTCTAGTTCTTCTACGGTTGACCTGAAAAGCAGCAATATTTCTACCCCTTTCAGTTTTGGCATTAGCAGCAGCTCTGGTTCCTCCCTATTTGGGGATAACTCGAAGAGCGAGTCACGTGGGGTGCCATCCATGCAAGCGGTCGCGGTTGAGACAGGAGAAGAACAAGAGAAGTCAGTTTTTGTGGCTGACTCTATTTTGTTCCAGTTCATTGATGGAGGATGGAAGGAGAGAGGTAAGGGAGAAGTGAAGGTGAACATCCCAATAGATGACGGGACAGGGAAAGGAAAAGGTAGAATGTTGATGAGAACGAGAGGCAATTATAGGTTGGTGTTGAATGCGAGTCTCTATCCTGACATGAAACTCGCTAACATGGAAAAGAAGGGAATTACATTTTCCTGCATCAACCATCCAAGTGAAGGAGAAGATGGCGGAAACTTATCTACCTTTGCCTTGAAATTTAAGGATGCAACTAAAGTTGCAGAGTTCCGCGAGGCAGTCGACGAACATAAAGGCAAAATAGCAGGCAGTTCTTCATCTGCAGTTCTGAAGACACCAGAAAACTCACCAAAGGAGGACGAATAA
- the LOC124914233 gene encoding centromere protein C-like isoform X1, with the protein MKFVDGVQSSDLMDPLHHFSSLSLFPRAFSDLKKNVSSYRNHDGLDFIHESMKSKDLKSPNKLFQQANTIIDGVSGLLNTNINGLVEGEKLNDTFNEMRKGNPQDRRPGLGRKRPCFSLKPNSSQSTVSLEPSLDIDQFEDPEDYFLAYEKLENVRKELRSQKGSDLYSLDEHSPLRAEQRRRPGLLRKSTSYIHHGPSIPYEKENQSVASQETSEQEILLENHSSPEKQLLSVKPGKDTSSVQLTRPKVDGLLDELLSDKCENLDGNGALSFLQEHLQIKPIDLEKLCLPAFPVVGKGESVDVKEKSKKPKRVLSDIQNILKSVGDKTPMKDKPVAGSPISSTASPTPPRSPFASIFLMKNTSLQSSVKSHDTLMSFGSLPAKNDSHVEHFDQRSNQFDSMKDLSDLDMMEATQNEHAEITVDNRNSPEIIECDSIILSNKCLELEDTDHARQVHNESILMTPNDIQENAGAVPQQALPQCQHDANVTKDSSMIDTNDQTEEPNEVQENVRQFTKLKTITTQYLEIHDAKTQAEDQSNCTVLDAIMDLPTSGISKSNGAQLGKVNSAAVSLNATDEPIKSLVKVAGKVSKQNNIEGPSSLVSRRMAKRKAHSRRQSLADAGTCWTSGVRRSKRIKTRPLEYWKGERFLYGRVHKSLTSVIGIKYISPAKGGGGDDKKPTFRVKSFSDEHRELVELAALH; encoded by the exons ATGAAATTTGTTGATGGAGTTCAAAGCTCGGATTTGATGGATCCTCTTCATCATTTTTCTAGTCTGTCACTCTTCCCTAGGGCGTTTAGTGATTTGAAGAAGAACGTCTCGAGTTACAGAAATCATGATGGCCTCGACTTTATCCATGAGTCCATGAAATCGAAG GACTTGAAAAGTCCCAATAAGCTCTTTCAGCAGGCAAACACTATTATTGATGGTGTCTCGGGACTTCTAAATACAAACATTAACGGTTTAGTTGAAGGTGAGAAGCTAAATGATACGTTTAATGAGATGAGGAAGGGGAATCCACAGGATAGAAGGCCGGGCCTGGGGCGTAAGCGGCCTTGTTTCTCTTTGAAACCAAATTCGAG CCAGTCAACTGTAAGTCTGGAACCAAGTCTGGACATTGATCAATTTGAAGACCCGGAGGATTATTTCTTGGCATATGAAAAACTTGAAA ATGTCAGAAAGGAACTAAGGAGTCAAAAGGGTTCCGATCTATATAGTTTAGATGAACATAGTCCACTCAGAGCTGAACAACGTCGTCGGCCAGGATTATTGCG GAAGTCAACCAGCTACATACATCACGGCCCCTCTATACCTTATGAAAAGGAAAATCAGTCAGTGGCTTCACAGGAGACTTCAGAACAGGAGATTTTACTCGAAAATCATAGTTCACCAGAAAAGCAGCTCCTATCGGTGAAGCCCGGGAAAGATACATCATCA GTTCAATTGACTAGACCAAAGGTTGATGGCCTCTTGGATGAACTACTATCTGATAAATGCGAGAACTTGGATGGGAATGGAGCATTGTCATTCTTGCAAGAACATTTGCAGATAAAACCTATTGATTTAGAGAAGTTATGTCTTCCTGCTTTTCCCGTTGTTGGAAAGGGTGAGTCTGTTGACGTGAAAGAAAAATCGAAAAAGCCTAAGAGAGTATTATCAGATATACAAAATATCTTGAAAAGTGTTGGTGACAAAACACCTATGAAAGATAAGCCAGTAGCAGGAAGCCCCATTAGTTCCACAGCTTCTCCAACTCCACCAAGAAGTCCATTTGCTTCAATATTTTTGATGAAGAATACCAGTTTGCAATCAAGCGTGAAGTCCCATGACACATTAATGTCTTTTGGCTCATTACCTGCCAAAAACGATTCTCACGTTGAACATTTTGATCAAAGGTCAAATCAGTTTGATTCAATGAAGGATTTGAGTGACCTTGATATGATGGAGGCAACTCAGAATGAACATGCTGAAATTACTGTCGATAACAGGAATTCTCCAGAGATTATAGAATGTGATTCTATTATTCTTTCTAACAA GTGCTTAGAGTTGGAGGACACTGACCATGCTAGACAAGTTCATAATGAAAGCATTTTGATGACACCCAATGATATACAGGAAAAT GCAGGAGCTGTGCCACAACAGGCATTGCCTCAGTGTCAACATGATGCAAATGTTACTAAAGACAGTTCTATGATTGACACCAATGATCAGACAGAAGAACCGAATGAAGTTCAAGAGAATGTAAGGCAATTCACAAAGTTGAAAACAATAACAACTCAATATCTTGAAATTCATGATGCTAAAACTCAGGCGGAGGACCAGTCAAATTGTACTGTACTTGATGCCATTATGGATCTTCCAACTTCAGGAATTTCAAAGAGCAATGGAGCTCAGTTAG GTAAAGTGAATTCTGCTGCAGTGTCTCTCAATGCAACTGATGAACCAATTAAAAGTCTAGTTAAAGTAGCAGGAAAAGTAAGCAAG CAAAACAATATTGAAGGTCCTTCTTCATTAGTATCTCGAAGAATGGCTAAAAGAAAGGCACATTCTCGTAGGCAAAGTCTAGCAG ATGCTGGTACTTGTTGGACATCTGGAGTAAGGAGAAGCAAAAGAATCAAGACGAGGCCCCTGGAATACTGGAAGGGAGAAAGATTTCTATATGGACGCGTGCATAAAA GTTTAACAAGTGTAATAGGTATTAAGTATATATCGCCTGCAAAAGGAGGAGGAGGGGATGATAAAAAACCAACTTTCAGGGTGAAATCTTTCTCAGATGAGCATCGGGAACTTGTTGAACTAGCTGCTCTTCATTGA